One genomic segment of Panicum virgatum strain AP13 chromosome 2N, P.virgatum_v5, whole genome shotgun sequence includes these proteins:
- the LOC120659885 gene encoding histone-lysine N-methyltransferase family member SUVH9-like has product MEVEESSPSSSSLSSPAGSSDSIDLNFLPFLKREPKSEPASPERGPLPLPAPPAQTPQQQHPAAAVAAHAASSVPPPAMPDMSSAPVTTPLQALPPNPDEDALLREYYRLASLYLSSAGTGAIVPAPAPGAAAPAVVQPGTGSVVKKRRPRSSELVRVSSLGVRDQIYFRDLVRRARITFECLRGLLLRDDDRAESLGLGGVAGYGGGGDRRRVRADLRAAALMADHDLWLNRDRRIVGSMPGISVGDAFFFRMELCVLGLHGQVQAGIDYLSAGRSASGEPIATSIIVSGGYEDDDDRGEVLVYTGHGGRDPNLHKHCVDQKLEGGNLALERSMAYGIEIRVIRAVKSRRSPVGKVYFYDGLYKVVDYWLDRGKSGFGVYKYKMLRIEGQEPMGTVNYLIAEQIKVDVFAVRPTGYLSFDISMGRELLPVALYNDIDDDRDPLLFEYLARPIFPTSAVQGKFAEGGGGCDCGDNCSIGCNCAGRNGGEFAYDKTGALLRGKPLVYECGPYCKCPPSCPNRVSQKGLQHRLEVFRSRETGWGVRSLDLIKAGTFICEFSGIVLTQQQSEIVAANGDCLVRPNRFPPRWLDWGDISDVNPEYVPPDYPALPELNFAIDVSRARNVACYFSHSCSPNMFVQFVLFDHYNASYPHLMIFAMENIPPLRELSIDYGMIDEWVGKLTM; this is encoded by the coding sequence ATGGAGGTGGAGGaatcctcgccgtcgtcgtcgtcgctgtcgtcTCCGGCAGGGTCGTCCGACTCCATCGACCTCAACTTCCTGCCGTTCCTCAAGAGGGAGCCCAAGTCGGAGCCGGCGTCACCGGAGCGCGGGCCCCTGCCCCTGCCTGCGCCCCCGGCCCAGacgccacagcagcagcatccggcggcggcggtggcggctcatGCGGCCTCGTCTGTTCCGCCGCCGGCGATGCCCGACATGTCGTCCGCGCCGGTGACGACGCCGCTGCAGGCGCTGCCGCCCAACCCCGACGAGGATGCGCTCCTCCGGGAGTACTACCGCCTCGCGAGCCTCTACCTCTCGTCGGCGGGGACCGGGGCGATCGtccccgcgccggcgccaggGGCTGCCGCGCCCGCGGTGGTGCAGCCCGGGACCGGGTCCGTCGTGAAGAAGCGCCGGCCGCGGTCGTCGGAGCTCGTGCGGGTCTCCTCGCTCGGCGTGCGGGACCAGATCTACTTCCGCGACCTCGTGAGGCGGGCGCGCATCACCTTCGAGTGCCTccgcgggctgctgctcagggACGACGACCGCGCGGAGTCGCTCGGCCTCGGGGGCGTCGCCGGGTACGGCGGCGGTGGGGACCGGCGCCGCGTCCGCGCGGACCTGCGCGCCGCGGCGCTCATGGCGGACCACGACCTCTGGCTCAACCGCGACCGCCGCATCGTGGGGTCGATGCCTGGGATCTCGGTGGGTGACGCATTCTTCTTCCGCATGGAGCTCTGCGTCCTTGGCCTCCATGGCCAGGTGCAGGCAGGAATTGACTATCTCAGTGCAGGGCGGTCTGCCTCCGGGGAGCCTATAGCCACATCTATAATCGTGTCTGGTGGgtatgaggatgatgatgaccgCGGCGAGGTACTTGTGTACACCGGCCATGGTGGCCGTGATCCCAATCTTCATAAGCATTGTGTCGATCAGAAGTTGGAGGGCGGCAATCTTGCCCTCGAGCGCAGCATGGCTTATGGTATTGAGATCCGCGTAATTCGGGCTGTCAAATCAAGACGCAGCCCTGTCGGCAAGGTATATTTCTATGATGGCCTCTACAAGGTTGTGGACTACTGGCTTGACCGTGGCAAATCTGGGTTTGGTGTTTATAAGTATAAAATGCTGCGCATTGAGGGGCAAGAACCCATGGGTACTGTGAATTATCTAATAGCTGAACAGATCAAGGTGGATGTGTTTGCTGTAAGGCCAACAGGGTATTTGAGCTTTGATATCTCCATGGGCCGAGAGCTCTTGCCAGTTGCACTATATAATGATATCGATGATGATCGTGACCCACTCTTATTTGAGTACCTTGCACGGCCAATATTTCCTACCTCTGCTGTCCAAGGGAAGTTTGCTGAGGGCGGTGGTGGGTGTGATTGTGGTGATAATTGCTCAATTGGATGTAACTGTGCAGGGAGGAATGGAGGTGAGTTTGCATATGACAAGACTGGAGCCCTGCTACGAGGCAAACCTCTGGTATATGAGTGTGGGCCATACTGCAAGTGCCCTCCTAGTTGCCCCAACAGGGTTAGTCAGAAGGGGCTTCAGCATAGGCTTGAGGTGTTCCGATCAAGGGAGACTGGGTGGGGAGTTCGGTCTTTGGATCTTATTAAGGCAGGAACATTCATTTGTGAATTCAGCGGGATTGTCCTTACTCAGCAGCAGTCAGAGATTGTGGCTGCTAATGGCGATTGCTTGGTGCGTCCCAATAGGTTCCCTCCAAGGTGGTTGGATTGGGGTGATATATCTGATGTGAATCCTGAGTATGTGCCACCAGACTATCCTGCACTTCCTGAGTTAAACTTTGCAATTGATGTGTCGAGGGCAAGGAATGTGGCATGTTATTTCAGCCACAGTTGCAGTCCAAACATGTTTGTCCAGTTTGTGCTGTTTGATCATTACAATGCGTCTTACCCCCACCTCATGATCTTTGCCATGGAGAATATTCCACCATTGAGGGAGCTAAGCATTGACTACGGAATGATTGATGAATGGGTGGGAAAGTTAACCATGTAG